A region from the Stygiolobus caldivivus genome encodes:
- a CDS encoding amidohydrolase family protein has protein sequence MKVDVHQHLGIRGIRAEEIRDLFDYIVLNPAYKYACMCCVDGFYQQYLWNKGRGYLQLGIYNPKCRVPAEVELGRQYDKGIVGIVLNPINHDFYLREAGRVFQFAEDHDLPLFIYTGKGKGNPADLKGVLEEFKVKVVLLRSGYPDYVKEAKELVKDERVFGEVSSVPLHIVKEFPKEKLVFGSCYPYVPFSMLEDKEILDNGRKVIKP, from the coding sequence GTGAAGGTAGACGTCCACCAACACCTGGGGATAAGGGGTATAAGAGCTGAGGAAATAAGGGACTTATTCGACTACATAGTCCTGAACCCAGCCTACAAGTACGCTTGTATGTGCTGTGTGGACGGTTTTTACCAACAGTACTTGTGGAATAAAGGGAGGGGTTACCTGCAGCTCGGTATTTATAACCCTAAGTGTAGGGTCCCAGCTGAGGTAGAGCTGGGGAGGCAATACGATAAGGGCATCGTGGGGATTGTCTTAAACCCCATAAACCACGACTTTTACCTGAGGGAAGCAGGGAGGGTATTCCAATTCGCCGAAGACCACGACTTACCGCTCTTCATATATACGGGTAAGGGGAAGGGGAACCCCGCAGACCTCAAAGGTGTACTGGAGGAGTTCAAGGTGAAGGTAGTCCTCCTGAGGTCTGGGTACCCCGACTACGTCAAAGAGGCCAAAGAGCTGGTAAAGGACGAAAGGGTGTTCGGCGAAGTCTCTTCAGTACCGTTACACATAGTTAAGGAGTTCCCGAAGGAGAAGTTGGTGTTCGGTAGCTGTTACCCCTATGTACCTTTTTCTATGCTAGAAGACAAAGAGATCCTGGATAACGGCAGGAAGGTCATAAAGCCGTGA
- a CDS encoding HAD family hydrolase, producing MKIKTVSLDLGDTLIYNEPWGYQVISDALKDLGYKVSAKELFRASAKIRGSKVKPNPNGNNTPSLEEIFRELGLSLSEDEVRLVEERKKNTEKEVFIYDDVIEFLEAVKSLGLTTVLISNAAINGKGKKYLEDFGLKKYFDRTIFSFEVGRVKPDPEIFKLAIPEGRDKAIHVGDIYEVDVLGALNAGLKGVLLDRRRAYDDIDGRLFSLRDLLDLIESEEAVVK from the coding sequence ATGAAAATAAAGACGGTCTCACTCGACTTGGGAGATACGCTGATATATAACGAGCCTTGGGGTTATCAAGTGATCTCTGACGCGCTTAAAGACCTCGGCTACAAGGTGTCAGCAAAGGAACTGTTCAGGGCCTCAGCTAAGATAAGGGGTAGTAAAGTCAAACCTAACCCTAACGGTAATAACACGCCGTCTCTGGAGGAGATCTTTAGGGAGCTCGGCCTAAGCCTTTCCGAAGACGAGGTCAGGTTGGTCGAGGAGAGGAAGAAGAACACCGAAAAAGAAGTCTTCATTTATGACGACGTAATAGAGTTTTTAGAGGCGGTAAAGTCGCTAGGCCTGACTACAGTCCTTATAAGCAACGCAGCGATAAACGGGAAGGGAAAAAAGTACTTAGAGGACTTCGGCCTGAAGAAGTACTTCGACAGGACTATCTTCTCTTTTGAGGTGGGTAGGGTAAAACCCGACCCGGAAATATTCAAGTTGGCTATCCCTGAAGGTAGAGATAAGGCGATTCACGTGGGGGACATCTACGAGGTAGACGTGTTGGGAGCGCTTAACGCCGGCCTCAAGGGCGTACTGTTGGACAGGAGGAGGGCCTACGACGACATTGACGGCAGGCTGTTCTCCCTCAGGGACTTGTTGGACTTAATCGAAAGTGAGGAAGCAGTTGTAAAATAA
- a CDS encoding cytochrome P450: MYDWFKKMRKEQPVYYDGKVWNVFSYADCKGILNDHKNFSSDLTEYNEKVSSLRQGKTLFDLPTRYTMLTSDPPLHDELRSIASPFFNPAKVSEMEGYIREVVSEIIKGIKGGEVDVVSKIAIPVPIIVIMKMLGIKADIDKVKDWSDLIALRLGKPQEIFKIGRKYLSLISFAKGVVKSEPETELASAIINSGLSETEKMGYIILLMIAGNETTTNLISNAIHDLTTLGLWESVKGNSVKVVEEALRFSPPVMRTVRKVKNRVVLRGNEIEEGEMVRVWIASANRDEEVFKEPDKFIPDRSPNPHLSFGSGIHLCLGAPLARLEARVVLEELSEKVKLKRVLDREKVENEVLNGYKKLVVEIEK; the protein is encoded by the coding sequence ATGTACGATTGGTTTAAGAAAATGAGAAAAGAGCAACCCGTCTATTATGACGGTAAGGTATGGAACGTGTTCTCTTACGCTGACTGCAAAGGAATACTTAACGACCACAAAAACTTCTCCTCCGACCTCACTGAATATAACGAGAAAGTGTCCAGTCTTAGGCAAGGCAAGACCCTCTTCGACCTACCTACTAGGTATACAATGCTCACCTCCGACCCCCCTCTTCATGACGAGCTCAGGAGTATCGCTTCACCTTTCTTCAACCCCGCAAAGGTCAGCGAAATGGAGGGGTATATAAGGGAAGTAGTAAGCGAGATTATAAAGGGGATAAAGGGCGGGGAGGTGGACGTTGTAAGTAAGATAGCCATACCCGTCCCAATAATAGTGATCATGAAGATGTTGGGTATTAAAGCTGATATTGATAAAGTGAAGGACTGGTCAGACTTAATAGCCCTGAGGTTAGGGAAACCCCAAGAGATATTTAAGATCGGCAGGAAATACTTGTCATTAATAAGCTTCGCTAAGGGAGTGGTTAAAAGCGAGCCAGAGACGGAGCTGGCTTCTGCAATAATCAACTCCGGTTTATCTGAGACGGAGAAAATGGGTTACATTATACTCTTAATGATAGCCGGTAACGAGACTACCACTAACTTAATTAGTAATGCTATCCACGACCTGACCACGCTAGGGTTATGGGAAAGTGTAAAGGGTAATTCCGTAAAAGTGGTCGAAGAAGCGCTGAGGTTCTCCCCACCCGTAATGAGGACGGTAAGGAAAGTTAAAAATAGAGTGGTATTAAGGGGAAATGAGATAGAAGAGGGTGAAATGGTCAGGGTCTGGATCGCGTCGGCAAACAGGGACGAAGAAGTATTTAAGGAGCCGGACAAGTTCATACCAGATAGGTCCCCTAACCCTCATCTGAGTTTCGGCTCCGGGATCCACTTATGCCTCGGTGCACCGTTAGCGAGGTTAGAAGCAAGGGTAGTATTAGAGGAATTAAGCGAAAAGGTGAAGCTCAAACGGGTGTTAGATAGAGAGAAAGTGGAGAACGAAGTACTTAACGGTTATAAGAAGTTGGTAGTTGAAATAGAGAAGTGA
- a CDS encoding ABC transporter ATP-binding protein translates to MIKLELDSVTKIYNKRAVIDKLSLQVRDNEFFVILGPSGEGKSTLLRLIAGIEKPDSGKIYIDSKDVTDLPPNKRNIAMVFQSYALYPNKNVFENIAFPLKMSKLSKQEISKRVTEIAERLGIKDILEKPVTKISGGQQQRVALARALVRDPSLFLMDEPLSNIDPRTRFSAIKLLKSIQKEYKKTFILVTHNHAEAATLADRIGVLHKGKFEQIGSYTELYERPATRWIGEFIGDVPMNFIDAKVFNIDFNGEIGFRPEWVSLEDKVFECEVESTEVIGDSYYVSCRIGENQIVVRAERQYEIGEKLGFSIKKYYKYIEGKLAE, encoded by the coding sequence ATGATTAAACTAGAATTGGATTCTGTAACAAAGATATATAACAAGAGAGCAGTAATAGACAAACTTTCATTACAAGTCCGTGATAATGAATTTTTTGTTATTTTAGGCCCTTCTGGTGAAGGAAAGTCGACTCTCCTCAGACTGATAGCGGGGATAGAGAAACCAGACTCGGGAAAAATATACATAGACAGTAAAGACGTTACTGACCTACCCCCCAACAAGAGGAACATCGCCATGGTCTTTCAAAGCTACGCGTTATATCCTAACAAGAATGTCTTCGAGAACATAGCCTTCCCGCTTAAAATGAGTAAATTATCTAAGCAAGAGATCAGTAAAAGAGTCACCGAGATCGCCGAGAGGCTAGGAATAAAGGATATACTAGAAAAACCGGTTACAAAGATATCTGGAGGACAGCAACAAAGGGTAGCACTGGCCAGAGCTCTCGTTAGAGACCCTAGTCTGTTCTTAATGGATGAGCCGTTAAGTAATATAGATCCGAGGACTCGTTTCTCGGCTATTAAACTATTAAAATCTATACAGAAAGAGTATAAGAAGACATTCATTCTCGTAACCCATAACCACGCTGAAGCGGCTACCTTAGCCGACAGAATAGGAGTCCTACACAAAGGTAAATTCGAACAAATAGGGAGTTATACTGAATTATACGAGAGGCCTGCCACAAGATGGATAGGCGAATTTATCGGAGATGTACCTATGAATTTCATAGATGCGAAAGTATTTAATATTGACTTTAATGGCGAAATAGGGTTCAGACCGGAATGGGTCAGCTTGGAAGATAAAGTTTTTGAATGTGAAGTAGAGTCCACAGAAGTCATAGGAGACTCATACTACGTAAGCTGTAGAATAGGAGAAAACCAGATTGTGGTCAGGGCCGAAAGACAATACGAGATAGGAGAAAAATTAGGGTTTAGTATTAAGAAATACTATAAATATATAGAGGGTAAATTAGCAGAATAA
- a CDS encoding carbohydrate ABC transporter permease — translation MNKLAYIVLAIFIVFLIYPIYVLFLVSFVPPIYTVDRLYPYQFPVALTLSNLQQALSNSQLIHALYKSLETATLVGLIAVALGIPTAYGLSKLPEKVAYGITTLLFTVNMMPSIVVAIPIASDFIKLGLFDSALGLALAQELIALPLTSFILLGTFQSIPPELEFQARVDGAGLFRSLSEVVLPLAREGIIASFLLSWMLSWDEFTFAVLISPIRPTLPVLIYLYTTRGNILEAASFSLFLTLPVIILTILLQKYLRGEYLGGGLKG, via the coding sequence ATGAATAAGTTAGCTTATATAGTTCTAGCCATTTTTATAGTATTTCTCATTTACCCTATCTACGTCTTATTCTTGGTCTCATTTGTCCCTCCCATCTACACAGTTGATAGGCTTTACCCTTACCAGTTCCCCGTGGCCCTAACTCTCTCTAATTTACAGCAAGCTCTCTCCAACTCGCAGTTAATACACGCCCTCTATAAGAGCTTGGAGACAGCGACATTAGTAGGGCTTATAGCAGTAGCTCTAGGTATTCCCACAGCTTACGGCCTTAGTAAGCTACCAGAGAAAGTAGCGTATGGGATTACAACGCTGCTATTTACGGTCAATATGATGCCTTCCATAGTAGTAGCGATTCCTATAGCATCCGATTTCATAAAGCTCGGCTTATTTGATAGTGCACTTGGCCTAGCGTTAGCACAAGAGCTTATAGCCCTACCTTTAACATCGTTTATCTTGCTTGGGACATTCCAGTCTATTCCCCCAGAACTTGAATTCCAAGCTAGAGTGGACGGGGCAGGCCTCTTTAGGTCGCTATCGGAAGTAGTATTACCCCTAGCCAGGGAAGGTATAATAGCATCTTTTCTGTTGAGCTGGATGTTATCATGGGACGAGTTCACTTTCGCAGTGCTAATTTCACCCATAAGGCCTACCCTTCCCGTTTTAATCTATCTATACACTACTAGGGGGAATATCTTAGAAGCTGCGTCATTCTCTCTATTCTTAACTCTACCCGTAATTATCCTCACGATTCTCCTCCAGAAGTATTTAAGGGGAGAATATTTAGGAGGTGGCTTAAAGGGATGA
- a CDS encoding carbohydrate ABC transporter permease, translating into MTGKGNLSFFAFVLPAVIYVTVFSFYPAAEVVWLSFHSPINNSFTLSNFKSLVYFGLPSAIVNTAVVTAGALAIQLFLGMAIASLIVSKVRGARLLYILALIPYGIATVVNAVDFSFIFQSTGGFANGVLKFLGLPTINWYATTPLELLIIIIADSWRNFPVFMLLMLAGYSSIPRELYEAAAVDGAGIVRRFFEITLPNLKKYIAIALIIRGISEFNIFALPLILVGYSPPLLTTLTYEFYSTTITQYYSYAAATILLAFITIFIVIVLKLGGGGRR; encoded by the coding sequence TTGACCGGGAAAGGCAACCTAAGTTTTTTTGCCTTTGTCCTTCCTGCAGTAATTTATGTAACCGTCTTCTCTTTTTATCCTGCAGCAGAAGTAGTTTGGTTAAGCTTTCACTCACCTATTAATAACTCGTTTACGCTATCCAATTTTAAGTCACTGGTTTACTTCGGTCTCCCAAGCGCTATAGTTAACACCGCCGTAGTGACCGCAGGAGCACTAGCTATCCAGTTATTTTTAGGGATGGCTATTGCATCTCTTATTGTGTCGAAGGTAAGAGGGGCTAGACTGTTATATATCTTAGCGTTAATTCCCTACGGCATAGCTACCGTTGTTAATGCTGTTGACTTCAGCTTTATTTTCCAATCTACAGGTGGGTTCGCTAATGGGGTCCTAAAATTTTTAGGCTTACCCACGATAAATTGGTATGCTACTACACCCCTTGAACTATTAATAATAATAATTGCTGATAGTTGGAGGAATTTCCCGGTATTTATGCTTCTCATGTTAGCTGGGTACTCCAGTATACCGAGAGAGCTTTATGAGGCTGCAGCAGTAGACGGCGCAGGTATAGTAAGGAGGTTCTTTGAGATCACCTTACCTAATCTAAAGAAATACATAGCTATAGCGTTGATAATTAGGGGAATAAGTGAATTTAACATATTTGCTCTGCCCCTCATCCTCGTGGGTTATAGTCCTCCGTTACTCACCACATTAACCTATGAGTTTTACTCTACGACAATCACTCAATACTATTCATACGCCGCAGCCACTATACTGTTAGCATTTATAACTATATTCATAGTCATTGTATTAAAATTGGGAGGAGGGGGCAGGAGATGA
- a CDS encoding ABC transporter substrate-binding protein, with amino-acid sequence MAFRDFLNNKKFSNKDIKLRRAISGAALIAIIVVAALVVALGVYFYMSSVKPTTTTSSTITITYFDDLAPSEAKVMQTVVIPMFEKQHPNIKINYVDESASQIVQSIESLEQAGKIGPTIIGEDNMVIGELIYGGYLMNLSPIASQMMPSSLIPSMVTLTNYEIKVWHAIYFIPLRANIPLVFYNKQALEQVGFTQPPQNLSALMEASELLYQKTGVKPVMFQGHGGASTATELFQWAVQFGGNPIVFNDSGDIQMFEYLYNLSNYFAPAYIHGYWGSYKGLASGEYYILDYQWPYVYSLLQGLGMNSSTLGVYPGPAGPVNSDHLVGGDVLAIPKGVPSKDLPYLIEFAKFLLSSEVQRIFIVNLGWPAVNAKAYENLPSNISYLYQQEEAALQHSFFRPPVPWITEWNNIMDHVFDQIIVDHAPYSQIPQILSQANAQMYQYLAKYYGPQVAQQYEQGDFGPLYA; translated from the coding sequence AAGAAATTTTCAAATAAGGATATAAAGCTTAGGAGAGCAATCTCAGGTGCAGCATTAATCGCTATAATAGTAGTAGCTGCACTAGTAGTAGCCCTTGGAGTATACTTTTACATGTCTTCAGTTAAACCGACCACTACGACGTCTTCAACAATCACCATAACGTATTTTGACGACTTAGCCCCGTCTGAAGCTAAGGTTATGCAGACTGTAGTAATACCAATGTTCGAGAAACAGCACCCTAACATAAAAATAAATTACGTTGACGAGAGCGCATCACAGATAGTGCAGAGCATAGAATCTTTAGAACAAGCTGGGAAAATTGGGCCTACAATAATAGGTGAAGACAATATGGTCATAGGTGAACTTATTTACGGTGGATATCTGATGAACCTGAGCCCAATAGCGTCACAGATGATGCCTTCCTCACTTATCCCGTCTATGGTAACACTGACCAACTACGAGATAAAGGTATGGCATGCAATATACTTTATTCCTCTTAGAGCTAATATTCCGCTAGTTTTCTACAATAAACAAGCCCTAGAACAAGTAGGATTTACGCAACCGCCTCAAAACCTATCAGCTCTCATGGAAGCTTCAGAATTACTGTACCAAAAGACCGGTGTTAAGCCTGTAATGTTCCAAGGACACGGGGGTGCCAGTACAGCCACAGAATTATTCCAGTGGGCTGTCCAATTTGGCGGAAATCCTATAGTCTTTAATGACTCAGGGGACATACAGATGTTTGAATATTTATACAACCTGAGCAACTACTTTGCTCCAGCTTACATCCACGGCTACTGGGGGTCTTATAAAGGTTTAGCTAGCGGGGAATACTACATACTGGACTATCAGTGGCCTTACGTATATTCATTACTACAAGGACTTGGGATGAACTCGAGTACGCTTGGTGTCTACCCTGGCCCTGCAGGTCCAGTTAACAGCGACCATCTAGTGGGAGGAGATGTATTAGCAATTCCTAAGGGCGTTCCCTCCAAAGATCTACCTTACCTAATAGAGTTCGCAAAGTTCCTGCTATCTTCCGAGGTTCAGCGTATATTTATTGTAAACTTAGGTTGGCCTGCGGTAAACGCTAAAGCCTACGAGAACTTACCATCTAATATTTCATACCTATATCAGCAAGAAGAGGCAGCACTGCAACACTCCTTCTTTAGACCGCCGGTTCCATGGATTACGGAGTGGAACAACATAATGGATCACGTATTCGACCAGATCATAGTAGACCATGCTCCTTATAGCCAGATTCCTCAGATACTGAGTCAAGCTAATGCGCAAATGTACCAGTACTTAGCTAAGTACTACGGGCCTCAAGTCGCCCAACAATATGAACAAGGTGATTTCGGACCTTTATATGCGTGA